Within the Streptomyces sp. R41 genome, the region CCCACCATGTGGAAGCACGCTGGCGCGGCCGCCCTGTCCCTGCTGGGCGGTGTGGCGCTGTCGTTCGTCCTGGCCGGGAAGGGGCGCCGATGACCAGCTCCAGGAGCGCGAGCCCGCAGGAGCCCCGGCGACGCGGGCGGGGTCGCGGACGTCGCGGAGAACAACTCATGGTCCCGCGGACCGAGTTCGAGTCGTACTACGGCCGGCCCGTCATCAAGGCGCCCGCCTGGGCCGCCCGGGACATCGCCGGATACTTCTTCCTCGGAGGGCTCGCGGGCGCGGGGTCGGTGCTCGCGGCGGGCGCCCACGTGAGCGGTCGTACGACCACCGCGACCGCGATGAAGGTGTCCTCGCTCGCGGCCGTCTCGCTCTCCGCCGCCGCGCTCATCAACGACCTGGGACGGCCGGACCGCTTCGCGAACATGCTGCGGGTCTTCAAGCCCACCTCGCCGATGAGCGTCGGATCCTGGCTGCTGTCCCTGTACGGGCCCGCGGCGGGCGCGGCCGCGGCCACCGCGGTGACGGGCCGGCTGCCGCGCGTCGGGGCCACCGCGACCGGCGCCGCCGCGCTCCTCGGACCGGCCGTCGCGGCCTACACCGGAGTGCTGGCGGCGGACACGGCGGTGCCCGCGTGGCACGGCGCCCACCGTGAACTGCCCCACCTCTTCGCCGCGTCCGCGACGGCCGCCGCCGCGGGGATGGCCCTGGTGGTCGGCCCGACCTCCGAGAACGCCCCCGCCCGCTGGGCCGGCGCTCTGGCCGCGCTCGCCGAGACCGCGGTCACCGAGGCCGCGGAACGGCGCCTCGGGCTCGTTGCGGAGACCTACCGGGAGGGCAGGGCGGGCACGCTGATGCGCGCCGCCCGGGCGCTCACCGTGGCGGGCGCCCTCGGCGGGGCCCTCCTCGGCGGCCGGTGCCGTACCGCCGCGGCCCTGTCCGGCCTCGCCCTGCTCACGGGCTCCGCCTGCACCCGCTTCGGCGTCTTCGCCGCCGGGATCGCCTCGGCCGAGGACCCGAAGTACACGGTGGTTCCCCAGCGTGAGCGGGTGGAACACAGGCAGCAGGGTGCCGGAGCGGGAGGTGCATGACCTGTGAGGTAATCGACGCGGCTACGGCCTCCCGGAACCATGAAGGGCGTACCCGATCGACACGCCCGTCACCGGATTCCGGGAGGTTTCCCATGCCGTACTTCGAGAGCCCCGTCGATGGCGCCCGGCTGCACTTCGTCGACTACGGTCCCGCTGCCGGACAGGTGGTCGTGTTCGTCAACAGCTCCTACTTCGGCACGGAGATGTGGGAGTTCCAGATGCTGCCGCTCGCCGAGGCCGGGTACCGGTGTGTCGGGCTCGACCGGCGCGGGCACGGCCGGTCCGACGACGTGTGGGGCGGGTTCGACCTCGACAGCCTCGCCGACGATCTGGACGGGCTGCTCCGGCACCTCGACCTGCGCGAGGTGACGCTGGTCGGGCACTCCCTGGGCACCGCCGAAGTCGTGCGCTGCCTGACCCGGCACGGTGTCGAGCGGGTGGCCGGGGTGGCGCTGGTCGCGGGCATGGTGCCGGGGCCCGCGCGGTCCGCGGACCACCCCGCAGGCGTCGACCCGGCGCTCATCGAGGCCGGCAACGAGACGTTCCGCCGCGACCGGGCCGCGTTCTTCGCGGACGGCGCCCGCGCGTTCTTCGCCCTCGACCTCCCCGGGAACGACCTCTCCGAGGCGTATGTGCAGTCCATGGTCAACCGCTGCCACGGAGCGACCGCACGGGCCGGGGCAGCCCTGGGCGACCTCGTGGTCACCCTGAACGTCGCCCCCGAGCTGGCCAAGCTCGACCTGCCGGTCCTCGTCGTCCACGGCACGCACGACGCGTCGGCGCCCTTGGACCTGACCGGCCGTCGGGCGGCGGAGCTGCTGCCCGACAGCACGCTCAAGGTCTACGAGAACGCCGGTCACGGCCTGTTCGCCACGCATGCCGAGCAACTCACCGCGGATCTGCGCGAGTTCATGGCCCGCGCCTGAGGCCCCGCGAACGCCAGGCCTGAGGTCGTGTGAACGCCAGGCCTGAGTTCCCGTGAACGCCAGGCCTGAGTTCCCGTGAAGGTCAGGCCTGGCGTCCCGCGAAGGTCACGCGAACGCGTTCACCCCGGTCAGCTCCGCCGACAGCTCCCACAGACGCGCGGCCTGCTCCGGGTCGACCGCGTAGTCCTTTACGCCGAACCGCATCTCTTCGTCCTCGGGAGCGGGCTCGGCGATGTCGCAGTCCTCGCAGTACACCCCGCCCATGCCGGCCAGCTGCGGCGAGGTCGCGGCCCACACCTGGGTGGCCGCGCCCTGCTCGGGTGTCTTGAAGATCTCGGGGTGCAGCAGGTTGCCGTTCTCGTCGATCCAGCCGCGCTCGACCATCTCCTCCTTGGGGAGGTGCCGCTGCAGCGGAGTGAGGATGCCGCCGGGGTGGAGCGAGAAGGCCCGTACGCCGGACTCGCGGCCGAGCTTGTCGAGGTGCACGGCGAACAGCACGTTCGCGGTCTTCGCCTGCCCGTACGCCTCCCACTTGTCGTAGCCGTGCCGCCAGTGCACGTCGTCCCAGCGGATGCCGGAGGCGTGGTGACCGGTGGACGACACGGACACGACCCGAGCTCCGCCCGGCTCGATCGCGGGCCAGAGCCGGTTGACGAGCGCGTAGTGCCCGAGGTGGTTGGTCGCGAACTGGGCCTCCCAGCCGGGCCCGACCCGCGTCTCCGGGCACGCCATGATCCCGGCGTTGTTGATCACGAAGTCGACGACACGGCCCGAGGCGAGGAACCGCTCGGCGAAGGCACGCACGCTCTCCAGGTCGCCGAGGTCGAGCTCGTCGGTCTCGACCCCCTGGATGCCGTCCAGCGCCTCCCGGGCAACGGCCGGGCGCCGTGCGGGGACGACGACTCGGGCGCCCGCCTTGGCGAGCGAGCGCGTGGTCTCCAGGCCGAGGCCCGAGTAGCCGCCCGTGACGATCGCGAGCTTTCCGGAGAGGTCGATTCCCTGAAGGACGTCGTCGGCGGTGCTCCGGGCACCGAAGCCCGAGCCGATCTTGTGCTGTGCAGTGGTCATGCGTCGCACGCTACGAATTGGAGCGGACTCGAAGTCAAGCGGACGCCGCCGTCCCGGTGACCGGCACTTCGGCGGCAGACCCGGTGAGCGGCCTGAGGGCAAGGGAAAGGCCCCGACCGTGACGGGGGAATCTCGGTCGGGGCCGTCTGTGGTGGGCACGGATGGCGGTCGCCTCTCGGCGAAAGGCTCCACAGGGCTTCAGCCGAACGATCGTCCCTGTGGGCAAAAGGTGAGGCCCGGGGACACTGTCCCATCCGCACCCACGGATCGTTCAACGGGTAACTACCGGGGAGTGTTCCTTGGGTGCGGCGGCTTCCGTGGTGATGTGCGTCACGGCCTCGCAGGGACAGGGCGACGCCGGGACTCCGCGCCCCCGACAGACCCCGTCGGTCAGGGTTTCCTGGCCACCGCGCCGAACTGCGGAACGGCGGCGGGGGAGCCGGGCTCGGCACGCCATCGCGAGCACGAGACGATCCCCGGCGCGACCGGCTCCAGGCCGTCGAAGAAGGCCGTGATCTCCGCGCGGCTGCGGGCGGTGATCGGCGGGGTGGCGTTCTCGTTCCAGAACTTCATGGCCTCGATGTTGCCCTCGCCGCCGAGGTCGGGGTCGGTGGTGGGGTGGGTGAGAGCGAGATAGCTGCCGGAGGGCACGGCGGCCATGATCCGGCGCACGATGTCGTGCGCCTGCCCGGTGTCGAGAACGAAGTTGAGGATGCCCAGCATCATGACCGCGACGGGTTGGCCGAGGTCGAGGGTGGCGGTGGCACCCTCGACGATGCCGGCCGGGTGGTGGACATCGGCGTCGATGTAGTCGGTCGTTCCCTCTGGTGTGCTGGTCAGCAGGCTGCGGGCGTGGACGAGCACGATGGGGTCGTTGTCGACGTAGACGATCCTCGACTCGGGCGCGATCCGCTGGGCGATCTCATGGGTGTTGTCCAAGGTCGGCAGACCGGTGCCGATGTCCAGGAACTGCCGCACCCCGCAGTCGGCGGCCAGATACCGGACCGCGCGGCCCAGGAAGTCGCGGTCGGCGCGGGCCACGTCCCGGATCACCGGAAACATCGCCGCGACCTGGTCACCCACGGCCTGGTCGACCTGGTAGTTGTCCTTGCCGCCGATCCAGTAGTTCCAGACCCGGGCGTTGTGCGCCACGCCGGTATTGACCCTCGACGAACTGTCCACCGGGCGCTGGCCCTCACTCACGGCTTCCCCTCTCCACGTACCCACCGGTTGTCCTGGGCCGAATAAATCAGATCCGGCGGGACCACGTCAGGGGGTTGTCACACGTGCCGGAGTCTCCCGGTCCGCGGCCCAGGTCAGGAGCTCCTCCGCGGTCCATGCGGTGATCACGCGCTCGGCGGGCACCCCGCACTCCTCGGCCCGGGCGCAGCCGTGGATCTGCCAGTCGAGCTGGCCGGGGGCGTGCGCGTCGGTGTCGACGGAGAAGAGCACGCCCGCGTCGACCGCCCGGCGCAGCAGCCGGCGCGGCGGGTCGAGGCGCTCGGGACGGCTGTTGATCTCCACGGCCGTGCCGGACTCCGCGCAGGCCGCGAAGACGGCGTCCGCGTCGAACTCCGACTCGGGCCGGCCGCGCTCGCCGACCAGGCGACCGGTGCAGTGCCCGAGGACGTCGGCCAGCGGATTGCGTACGGCGGCGATCATGCGGCGCGTCATCGGCCTCGCGTCCATGCGCAGCTTGGAGTGCACGGACACGACGACGACGTCCAGCCGGTCCAGCAACTCCGGCTCCTGGTCGAGCGATCCGTCGTCGAGGATGTCGCACTCGATGCCGGTGAGCAGGCGGAAGGGCGCCCACTGCTCGTTGAGTTCCGCCACCACGGCCAGTTGCTCGCGCAGGCGCTCGGGGGAGAGCCCGCGCGCCACGGTCAGCCGCGGCGAGTGGTCCGTGAGCACCGCCCACTCGTGGCCGAGCCGCGCCGCGGTGCGGCCCATGTCCTGGATCGGGCTGCCGCCGTCCGACCAGTCGGAGTGCACATGGCAGTCGCCCCGCAGCAGCGCCCGCAGCCGCTCGCCTCCACGGACGAGCGGCGCCGTGTTCTCGCGCTCCAGCTTCTCCAGATACCCGGGCACCCCACCGGCCAGCGCCTCGCGCACGACCTGCGCCGTCTTCGGTCCGATGCCCTTGAGCGACTCCAGTGACCCGCCGGCGGCGCGCTCCGCCATCTCGCCGACGGGCAGCGCGGCCAGTACGGCCTCGGCGGTGCGGAAGGCACGTACGCGATACGTGGGGGCCTGGGCCCGCTCCAGCAGGAACGCGATCCGGTCCAGGGCCTCGACGGGGTCCATCGGCGCCTCCTCGCTCCGGCTGACTCCAGCGTTGCCCAGGCCTCGTGGGCGCGCACGGCGGAGGGACCGCGGGCCCTGCGGCCGGGGCGCCCCCCGGCCGCTCACCCGGCTGGGCGAACAGACCGATTCCGGCCCTCCGGCCGCACGTGGGGCCGCTGGGGCGGGGGTGCCGGAACCGCTCCACGGGCGACCCGGGGTAACCGCTCTACGCTCTATTTATGACCGAAATCGCGAGCCCCCACATCTCCCACCCACGGATCATGGTGCTCGGGGTGCAGCCGGGTACGCCGCCGTTCCGGATCATGGAGATCGACGGCGAAGTGGTCGGTGAGGCCAAGGCCATCACCGATGTCCTGGAGACCGCCGCGGCCTACGGCATCACCGTCCACGACCTCGACGACCCGGAGGTCGTCCGCTGGGTGGGCGGCGACAAGCTCACCTGGACGCCGCACCGACACTGACACCGGGCAGGGCCCGGACAGGCCGGGGAGCGCCGGGCAGGGGCCCAGGACATCCGGCCGTGACGTGACAGCGCACGGCCGTGCCACGCGAGCCTCCAGAGGTGGCTCGGCATCCAGCCGTGGCTCGGGGAGCGCGCGGACCTGCGGGTTACGCGCCGGTGTGAG harbors:
- the nrfD gene encoding NrfD/PsrC family molybdoenzyme membrane anchor subunit; its protein translation is MVPRTEFESYYGRPVIKAPAWAARDIAGYFFLGGLAGAGSVLAAGAHVSGRTTTATAMKVSSLAAVSLSAAALINDLGRPDRFANMLRVFKPTSPMSVGSWLLSLYGPAAGAAAATAVTGRLPRVGATATGAAALLGPAVAAYTGVLAADTAVPAWHGAHRELPHLFAASATAAAAGMALVVGPTSENAPARWAGALAALAETAVTEAAERRLGLVAETYREGRAGTLMRAARALTVAGALGGALLGGRCRTAAALSGLALLTGSACTRFGVFAAGIASAEDPKYTVVPQRERVEHRQQGAGAGGA
- a CDS encoding alpha/beta fold hydrolase gives rise to the protein MPYFESPVDGARLHFVDYGPAAGQVVVFVNSSYFGTEMWEFQMLPLAEAGYRCVGLDRRGHGRSDDVWGGFDLDSLADDLDGLLRHLDLREVTLVGHSLGTAEVVRCLTRHGVERVAGVALVAGMVPGPARSADHPAGVDPALIEAGNETFRRDRAAFFADGARAFFALDLPGNDLSEAYVQSMVNRCHGATARAGAALGDLVVTLNVAPELAKLDLPVLVVHGTHDASAPLDLTGRRAAELLPDSTLKVYENAGHGLFATHAEQLTADLREFMARA
- a CDS encoding SDR family NAD(P)-dependent oxidoreductase — translated: MTTAQHKIGSGFGARSTADDVLQGIDLSGKLAIVTGGYSGLGLETTRSLAKAGARVVVPARRPAVAREALDGIQGVETDELDLGDLESVRAFAERFLASGRVVDFVINNAGIMACPETRVGPGWEAQFATNHLGHYALVNRLWPAIEPGGARVVSVSSTGHHASGIRWDDVHWRHGYDKWEAYGQAKTANVLFAVHLDKLGRESGVRAFSLHPGGILTPLQRHLPKEEMVERGWIDENGNLLHPEIFKTPEQGAATQVWAATSPQLAGMGGVYCEDCDIAEPAPEDEEMRFGVKDYAVDPEQAARLWELSAELTGVNAFA
- a CDS encoding SAM-dependent methyltransferase, whose translation is MSEGQRPVDSSSRVNTGVAHNARVWNYWIGGKDNYQVDQAVGDQVAAMFPVIRDVARADRDFLGRAVRYLAADCGVRQFLDIGTGLPTLDNTHEIAQRIAPESRIVYVDNDPIVLVHARSLLTSTPEGTTDYIDADVHHPAGIVEGATATLDLGQPVAVMMLGILNFVLDTGQAHDIVRRIMAAVPSGSYLALTHPTTDPDLGGEGNIEAMKFWNENATPPITARSRAEITAFFDGLEPVAPGIVSCSRWRAEPGSPAAVPQFGAVARKP
- a CDS encoding PHP domain-containing protein; its protein translation is MDPVEALDRIAFLLERAQAPTYRVRAFRTAEAVLAALPVGEMAERAAGGSLESLKGIGPKTAQVVREALAGGVPGYLEKLERENTAPLVRGGERLRALLRGDCHVHSDWSDGGSPIQDMGRTAARLGHEWAVLTDHSPRLTVARGLSPERLREQLAVVAELNEQWAPFRLLTGIECDILDDGSLDQEPELLDRLDVVVVSVHSKLRMDARPMTRRMIAAVRNPLADVLGHCTGRLVGERGRPESEFDADAVFAACAESGTAVEINSRPERLDPPRRLLRRAVDAGVLFSVDTDAHAPGQLDWQIHGCARAEECGVPAERVITAWTAEELLTWAADRETPARVTTP